TCAGGAGATAACTGCGGTAAATGCCCCGGCTCCAGACCGGCTGGAAATCGTGCTAAAAGCGCCTTATTACCCGCTACTCCAGGAACTATCGCTACCGCGACCATTTCGGTTTATCGCACCTTCACAGTTCGTGCACGGCGGAACGAAAGACGGAATAATCGCTCCCATCGGTACCGGCCCGTGGGTGCTGAGCGCCAGCAAACTCAACCAGTACGATGTCTTTACCCGCAACGCCCATTACTGGGGCCAGCCGCCGGCCCTGGAAAAAGTCACCATGAAGGTGATCCCCGACCCCACCAGCCGCGCTGTAGCTTTTGAAACCGGTGGTGTCGATATGTTGTATGGCGATAAAGGCATTATTAGCGTCGATGATTATCAACGCCTTAGTCACAACCCATCCTGGCAGACTAAACTTTCGGCCCCGGTCGAAACCGTTATGCTGGCGCTTAATACCCAGCGCCCGCCGACTAACGAGCTGGCGGTACGCCAGGCGCTAAACCATGCGGTCGATAAAAAGACGCTGATTCAAACCGTAATGTACGGCACTCAGCGCCAGGCAGATACGCTGTTTGCCCCCAGCGTTCCCTATGCAAATCTGGGTCTGAAACCTTACGCTTACTCGCCGCAAACGGCGGAGAAACTGCTGGACAGTGCGGGCTGGAAACTGCCGCAAGGAAAAAAAGTCCGCGAGAAAGGCGGCCAGCCGCTACAAGTCATGCTCAACTACACCGGCACCGATGCGCTCAGTAAAGCAATGGCCGAAGTTATCCAGGCTAACCTGGCGGCTGTGGGCGTCGAAGTGCAGCTAACAGGGGAAGAAGAGAGCAGCGTCTTCGCCCGTCAGCGCAATGGCCGATTCGGCATGATATTCAACCAGACCTGGGGCGGTGCCTATGATCCCCACGCCTTTATGAGCTCAATGCGCGTGCCATCCCACGCCGATTATCAGGCCCAGCTGGGGCTGGTTGATAAGCCGCTTATCGACCAAAAGATAGGGCAAATATTAACCAGTCGGGATGAGGGCAAGCGCCAGGAGCTATATCGCGATGTGCTGACCCGGTTGCATCAAGAGGCAGTCTATCTGCCGTTAAGCTATGTCTCTCTGATGGCTGTTTCCAATCCACGCCTGGGCGATATTCCCTTCGCACCCATTCCTTCGGAAATCCCCTTTAGCGATATTCGTCCGGAGGCGCATCCATGATGGGTCGCTATATCGTACGCCGGATAGCGCTATTACTCGTGATGTTGCTGGCCGCCTCGCTGATAATCTTCCTGATGACCCGCCTCGGCGTGGGCGACCCGGCGCTGGATTATCTGCGGCTTTCCGGCATTCCGCCAACGCCGGATATGCTCGCCTCCACCCGCGAGATGCTGGGCCTCGATCGCCCGCTGGCGGAGCAATATCTGCACTGGCTGGGGCGGGCGCTGCACGGCGATTTTGGTATCTCTTACGCTACCCAACGCCCGGTGGCAGGCGATCTGCTGGCGTTTTTACCGGCTACGCTGCTACTGGCAGGCAGCGCCCTGCTGCTAACTCTGGGTATCTCACTGCCGCTCGGAGTCTGGGCCGCTCGCTTTCGCAACCGCCTGCCTGACCATCTGGTACGGCTGGTGGCATTTCTC
This genomic interval from Salmonella enterica subsp. enterica serovar Choleraesuis contains the following:
- the nikA gene encoding nickel ABC transporter, nickel/metallophore periplasmic binding protein, which translates into the protein MYEPLVKFQANGQIAPWLATAWQTSDDGKVWTFTLRHDVKFSNGEPFTAAAAKANFDAVLANRKRHAWLGLIQEITAVNAPAPDRLEIVLKAPYYPLLQELSLPRPFRFIAPSQFVHGGTKDGIIAPIGTGPWVLSASKLNQYDVFTRNAHYWGQPPALEKVTMKVIPDPTSRAVAFETGGVDMLYGDKGIISVDDYQRLSHNPSWQTKLSAPVETVMLALNTQRPPTNELAVRQALNHAVDKKTLIQTVMYGTQRQADTLFAPSVPYANLGLKPYAYSPQTAEKLLDSAGWKLPQGKKVREKGGQPLQVMLNYTGTDALSKAMAEVIQANLAAVGVEVQLTGEEESSVFARQRNGRFGMIFNQTWGGAYDPHAFMSSMRVPSHADYQAQLGLVDKPLIDQKIGQILTSRDEGKRQELYRDVLTRLHQEAVYLPLSYVSLMAVSNPRLGDIPFAPIPSEIPFSDIRPEAHP